A stretch of the Erpetoichthys calabaricus chromosome 3, fErpCal1.3, whole genome shotgun sequence genome encodes the following:
- the LOC114649292 gene encoding jerky protein homolog-like, producing the protein MASKRKHKSCTLKEKLEVLKRLHKGESATQLSKEFGVGKATISYWKKNRGKIEQFCTTTSEKTIEKRSKTTVSSYEKLDEALFLWFTQERQKGIPITGPLIQEKALQLNKLMDSDVSFTASCGFLDRWKKRHGIRQLTITGEKLSADNEAAVEYLEEFKCIISSYSPQQVYNADETGLNFKALPTKSLASQEERSAPGFKMDKQRLTVLACSNASATNKLPLMVIGKSAKPRCFKNMNMNSLPVFYRNQKKALMDRALFKEWFDKQFVPKVKAFNKENGLPPRALLLIDNAPSHPEEMQLVCDDIKAIFLPPNVTSILQSMDQGVLQALKQNYRKMLLRSLLEDNEELTILDKLMKMNIKDVIYWVAEACENTCKESLQKSWKNLWPELEFVQTVFPPTKENCELLQLVKRMPGCENAEEECVEEWTAVDDCGHEEYTDEDIVAAVQGTSADLDADDSEEEGDAATDVVPHTAAASALDLAMRYVEQHADATPTDVMFMRRWRNIASSSRFSSLRQKEITDFIS; encoded by the coding sequence ATGGCAAGCAAACGTAAACATAAGTcgtgtacattaaaagaaaaactggaagtgtTGAAAAGACTTCACAAAGGTGAAAGTGCCACTCAGTTATCGAAGGAATTTGGTGTCGGGAAAGCAACAATTTCCtattggaaaaagaacagaggtaaaattgagcagttttgcaCTACCACAAGTGAAAAAACGATTGAAAAACGTAGCAAGAcgacagtgtcttcttacgaaaaatTGGACGAAGCACTTTTCTTATGGTTTacacaagaaagacagaaaggaatcCCTATCACTGGCCCTCTAATTCAAGAAAAGGCGCTTCAATTGAACAAGCTCATGGACAGTGACGTATCATTTACGGCTAGTTGTGGTTTCTTAGACCGATGGAAGAAAAGACACGGAATCAGGCAGCTTACAATAACTGGGGAGAAATTGTCAGCGGACAACGAAGCAGCTGTTGAATACCTTGAGGAGTTCAAATGTATCATTTCTTCCTACTCGCCCCAGCAAGTTTACAACGCAGATGAGACAGGACTTAACTTTAAAGCATTGCCTACCAAAAGTCTTGCATCACAAGAGGAACGATCTGCACCAGggtttaaaatggataaacagcGCCTAACTGTGTTGGCCTGCAGCAATGCTTCTGCCACAAATAAGCTTCCACTGATGGTTATCGGCAAATCGGCAAAACCCCGCTGTTTTAAGAACATGAACATGAACTCTCTCCCTGTTTTttacagaaatcaaaagaaagctTTGATGGATCGTGCCTTGTTCAAAGAATGGTTTGACAAGCAATTTGTGCCAAAAGTAAAGgcgtttaacaaagaaaatggattGCCTCCTCGTGCTTTGTTACTTATAGACAATGCTCCGTCACATCCAGAAGAAATGCAACTTGTTTGTGATGATATCAAGGCTATTTTTCTCCCACCAAATGtcacatcaattttgcagtcaaTGGACCAAGGGGTTTTGCAGGCTTTGAAACAGAATTATAGAAAAATGCTTCTTCGTAGCCTACTTGAAGATAATGAAGAGCTAACAATTTTGGATAAACTCATGAAAATGAACATCAAAGATGTTATTTACTGGGTTGCTGAAGCTTGTGAAAACACATGCAAGGAATCCTTACAGAAGTCTTGGAAAAATCTCTGGCCTGAGCTAGAGTTTGTCCAAACAGTTTTCCCCCCGACAAAAGAAAATTGCGAACTTCTTCAATTGGTGAAAAGAATGCCAGGTTGTGAAAATGCAGAAGAAGAGTGCGTGGAAGAGTGGACGGCCGTTGACGACTGTGGCCATGAAGAATACACAGATGAGGACATTGTGGCAGCTGTGCAGGGAACGTCAGCTGATCTCGACGCAGACGACAGTGAGGAGGAAGGGGACGCGGCAACTGATGTTGTTCCACACACTGCCGCAGCCAGTGCCCTTGATCTCGCTATGCGCTACGTTGAGCAACACGCCGATGCAACCCCAACAGATGTTATGTTTATGCGGCGTTGGCGAAACATTGCTTCTTCAAGCCGTTTTAGTTCATTGCGTCAGAAGGAGATCACTGACTTTATCTCTTAG